Proteins encoded by one window of uncultured Draconibacterium sp.:
- a CDS encoding histidine kinase, whose amino-acid sequence MIQLPRKYLRISLILSFVISLIIHFSLIASIFIDDGLRRHSHEIQFPPVFIISQFIATFLLGFLVFVVNHRFYQPFNVQHKLKYNRVISSIFITLVIVFIGILLVNLLNNYMTVEFDLRSRHRDIEAITRNLFCAAIVLICIVVIRFLHHKQTMELEVEQLKTQSVQSQFESLKNQMSPHFLFNSLTALNNLVEESPKTANTYINRLSLVLRYSLQSNKKQTVTVAEELDFIDSYLFLLKIRYGANLSIKITIDKRFYYYNLPPLTIQILIENAVKHNEISKSNPLLIEVLSTDDEMIVVVNKIQKKLTAEEGNGIGLSNLSKLFRLLGEEITIMDDQNEFRVEIPLLKPNNYEGIDN is encoded by the coding sequence ATGATACAATTGCCACGAAAATATTTAAGAATTTCGTTAATACTCTCATTTGTTATTAGCCTGATTATTCATTTTTCGCTGATAGCCAGTATTTTTATTGATGATGGTTTAAGGCGTCATTCCCACGAAATTCAATTTCCCCCGGTATTTATTATCTCACAGTTTATAGCAACCTTCTTGCTTGGCTTTTTAGTTTTTGTGGTAAACCACCGCTTTTACCAGCCTTTTAATGTACAGCACAAATTAAAATATAACCGGGTAATTAGTTCAATTTTTATAACCCTTGTAATAGTGTTTATTGGAATTCTTCTGGTTAATCTTTTGAATAATTACATGACCGTGGAGTTTGACCTTCGCTCACGACATCGCGACATTGAGGCGATAACCAGAAACCTGTTTTGTGCGGCAATAGTTTTGATTTGTATAGTCGTAATTCGTTTTTTACACCATAAACAAACCATGGAACTGGAAGTGGAACAGCTGAAAACACAAAGCGTGCAAAGCCAGTTTGAGTCACTCAAAAATCAAATGAGTCCGCATTTTCTTTTTAATTCGCTTACTGCGTTAAATAACCTTGTTGAAGAATCACCAAAAACCGCAAATACGTACATAAATCGTCTCTCGCTGGTACTTCGTTACTCACTTCAAAGCAATAAAAAGCAAACGGTTACCGTGGCAGAAGAGCTCGATTTTATCGATTCATATTTGTTTCTGCTAAAAATCAGATACGGAGCTAATTTGTCTATCAAAATCACCATCGACAAACGTTTCTATTATTATAACCTTCCGCCTTTAACCATTCAGATATTAATTGAAAATGCAGTAAAACACAACGAGATAAGCAAAAGCAATCCATTATTGATTGAGGTCCTTTCAACCGATGATGAAATGATTGTGGTTGTGAATAAAATTCAGAAGAAACTAACAGCAGAAGAAGGCAATGGCATTGGACTTTCAAACCTTTCCAAACTTTTTCGTTTATTAGGTGAGGAAATAACGATTATGGATGACCAAAATGAGTTTAGGGTTGAAATTCCGTTACTTAAACCAAACAATTATGAAGGCATTGATAATTGA